The stretch of DNA GCAGGAGAAAGCAAGACCATCTCCGAGCTTGTGGAGATCATTGAGGAAGACCGACCCTTCTACGAGGTTTCCGGCGGCGGCGTCACCCTTGGCGGCGGCGAAGTGCTCATGCAGCCCGAAGCGGCAACCAGCCTGCTCATGGCCTGCAAGCAGCGCGGCATCAACACCGCCATGGAAACCTGCGGCTACGCACGCCCCGAAGTGATCATGAAGGTGGCCGAATACACCGACCTGTTCCTCTTCGACATCAAGCACATGGATTCCGACAAGCACTACGAGCTTACCGGTGTGCGTAACGAGTGGATTCTGAACAACCTTATCTGTCTGCTCGAAAACAGGAACAACGTGAAGATCAGGGTGCCTTTGATGCGGGGCGTGAACGACAGCGAAGAAGACATCGCCCGTATGATCGAGTTTTTGAAGCCGTATCAGGATTACAAGAATTTCAAGGGAATAGATCTGTTGCCTTACCACAAGATGGGCGTGAACAAGTACACCCAGCTGCGATGGGAATACCCCATGGAAGGCAAGCCGGACCTGAGCGACGAGGAACTCGCGCGCATTGAAGGGGCAATCCGGAAGTATGACTTCCCGGTCGCCGTTATCCGGCATTGATGGAAACGCACGCACCGTTGTGAGTGAGGAGAAAACGCATGAAAGCACTTGGACTCATCGAAACAAAAGGGCTGCTCGCCGCCGTTGAAGGCGCGGACGCCATGCTCAAGACGGCGGATGTACGCCTGCTTGAAAAGAACCTCGTGGGCGGCGGGCTGGTGACCATTACCATCGCCGGAGAGGTCTCTGCGGTGCGCGCCTCTGTGGATGCAGCTGTTTCGGCCATAGGCCGCATACACGGTGCCACGCTGGTTTCCGAGCACGTTATTGCCCGTCCCGATGAGGAACTGGCACGGATTCTTTCCTTTGCCGAGCTGACTGTTGAAGAGCCGCAGGCTCCTGCCGCGTCTTCAGCACCGGCAGCCCCTGCAGCCCCTGCAACCCCCGCCGTTGCAGAAGAGCCCGCAGGCGGCAATGCACAAATTTACTCTGATAATGCCGGGAGCACCGCAAACCCCGACCCCGCGGCGGTTTCTCCGGCTATTGCGAGGGCCTTGACTGAAGAAGAGGCTGAAGCGGAAGGGGCTCCCATGCCTGCCCATCCTTCTGCCCGGCCTGAGGCAACCGCTTCAGTCAAGCCCCCGAAATCAGAGACGGTACGTCATGAAGTTTCGCAGTTGAAGAAAATGAGCGTGAACAGGTTGCGCCAGATCGCCGCATCTCTTTCCGGGCTTACTCTGAGCGCGGAAGAGGTACGCAAGGCGGTCAAGAAGGACCTGATTGAAGCAATCATCTCTGCATACAGGCAGATAGAGGAGTAGTCCCATGGTAGACAAGGACCTATTGTCCATTCAGGAAGCCCGTGCCCTGGTGCGAGCAGCACGTAAGGCACAGGCGGAATATGCCCTGATGGATCAGGAGCATATTGACGCCATTGTGAAGGCAATCGCCGACGCAGCCGTTGCCCATGCGGAAACGCTGGCAGCCATGGCTGTTGAGGAAACCGGCTTCGGCAAGGTTCAGGATAAGAAGACCAAGAACATCCTGGCCAGCGAGAAGCTGATCGAAGCCATCAAGGACATGAAGACCATCGGCGTGATCAAGGACGACAAGGAACACAAGATCGTCGAGATTGCCGTGCCTGTCGGGGTTATCGCGGGTATCGTTCCCTCGACCAACCCCACCTCCACGACCATCTACAAGTCCATCATCTCCCTGAAGTCCGGCAACGCCATTGTCTTCACCCCGCACCCCAGCGCCAAGAAGTGCATTTCCAAGACTGTGGAAATGATTCGCGGCGTACTGAACAACTGCGGCGTGAGCGAAGACCTTGTCAGCTGCATCAGCGTGCCCACCCTTGAGGGCAGCGGCGAACTGATGAAGATCGTCGACCTCATTCTGGCCACCGGCGGTCCCGGCATGGTCAAGGCTGCATACAGCTCCGGCACCCCCGCCCTCGGCGTGGGCGCAGGCAACGTGCCCGCCTACATCGAGCGTTCCGCAAATATTGAAGACGCCGTTACCAAGATCTTCGCAAGCAAGACCTTTGACAACGGTACCGTGTGTGCCTCCGAGCAGGCTGTTGTGACCGACGCGGTCATCGCCGACAAGGTGAGAGCCTCTCTGATCGCCCACGGCGCATACTTCCTT from Desulfovibrio subterraneus encodes:
- a CDS encoding BMC domain-containing protein, with amino-acid sequence MKALGLIETKGLLAAVEGADAMLKTADVRLLEKNLVGGGLVTITIAGEVSAVRASVDAAVSAIGRIHGATLVSEHVIARPDEELARILSFAELTVEEPQAPAASSAPAAPAAPATPAVAEEPAGGNAQIYSDNAGSTANPDPAAVSPAIARALTEEEAEAEGAPMPAHPSARPEATASVKPPKSETVRHEVSQLKKMSVNRLRQIAASLSGLTLSAEEVRKAVKKDLIEAIISAYRQIEE
- the cutD gene encoding choline TMA-lyase-activating enzyme; protein product: MIERKALIFNIQKYNMYDGPGVRTLVFFKGCPLRCKWCSNPEGQLRQYQVLYKKNSCVNCGACAQVCPAGVHCMTAGNKHEIDEKAECIGCRECEQVCPATALAIAGESKTISELVEIIEEDRPFYEVSGGGVTLGGGEVLMQPEAATSLLMACKQRGINTAMETCGYARPEVIMKVAEYTDLFLFDIKHMDSDKHYELTGVRNEWILNNLICLLENRNNVKIRVPLMRGVNDSEEDIARMIEFLKPYQDYKNFKGIDLLPYHKMGVNKYTQLRWEYPMEGKPDLSDEELARIEGAIRKYDFPVAVIRH
- a CDS encoding acetaldehyde dehydrogenase (acetylating), which gives rise to MVDKDLLSIQEARALVRAARKAQAEYALMDQEHIDAIVKAIADAAVAHAETLAAMAVEETGFGKVQDKKTKNILASEKLIEAIKDMKTIGVIKDDKEHKIVEIAVPVGVIAGIVPSTNPTSTTIYKSIISLKSGNAIVFTPHPSAKKCISKTVEMIRGVLNNCGVSEDLVSCISVPTLEGSGELMKIVDLILATGGPGMVKAAYSSGTPALGVGAGNVPAYIERSANIEDAVTKIFASKTFDNGTVCASEQAVVTDAVIADKVRASLIAHGAYFLEGDKLEKVKRVMERGNGSMNPDIVGRDAGYIAKLAGIEVPAGTRLLVSDEKGVGPKYPFSKEKLTALLGFYVVEDWKEACELCHALLKNGGIGHSLSIHSMNEEVIREFGLKKPVSRLLVNTPSTHGAVGITTNLFPSFTLGCGTVGGSATSDNVTPMNLLNVRRVAYDLGTVCCAPQAEQKAEAHNLDINAITAMIIEQLKQMA